AAAATCAATCTCATCCCCTACAACTCTACTCCCCACTCCAAATTTGAACGCCCAGAATTAGAGAGGGTGCAGGCTTTTGCAGATTTTCTCAATCAAAAGGGCCTACTCTGCACAATTCGCATCTCTAAGGGGCAGGACATCGCAGCCGCCTGTGGGCAACTTAGAGAACAACGCCTTAAGGAGCATGGATAAAGTATTGACAGCGATAAAATCGCTCACCCAAATTAGGCTGTTGGAGCAAAGCGTGAAGCTTTTCACGGCTTAAGGGTTTATTTTGCTTGAGCGCGCTCAATAGAGCGCGTTGTTGGCGGCTTTTAATGTGAGGGCTAAGGCGTTTAAAAAACGCGCTTTGCAAAAGGGCCATTCTATCTGCATGGGTGTGGCACGCGCCTACCATGTCCTGTAAAAGAGTGGTGTAGGATTTCTGCAGAGGGGCATAATGTTTATTTAGGGTGTTGTTGTAGTGGGCTTGCAGGGTTTTACATTTAGCTTTTTGTTGGGGGTCGATACTTAAACCTGCCCCCAATTCGTTAAAAAGCGCGTCTTTAGCGCAGTTGTTGAGCACGGCATGGAAAGATTGCCTAGAGAGAGGGGGTTTTTTAGCCTCTTGTTTTTTGGAATTTTGAACCTCAGCTAATAGATCGCTGCGGCGAATCTCAATGCTATTATTAATAGGCGTGCCGTGAATATTTTGAGAAGAAAGCGCGCTATCTTTAGGCGGAGGTGTGGGAGAGGAATCAAAAACGGGGGGTTGGAGGCGGGTGTAATAGACCACCTTTTGGGTTTGATCGTCCATTTGATTTTGATTATCTTCAGAGAGCGCGCTCATAGGAAAAAAGGGGAACATTCCAAAACAACCCATAGAAAACACCGCAAAAACCCCCACACACCACCCTACACGACCCATGCTTTTTCCTTTAAAAAGCCCCAATATAGCGCAGTGCGCCTTAAGCTTATAGATGAGCAAGCACCTCTTGTGCGCTTTTAAAGGGTAGATTGAATGCCTGAGCGATCCCCTCTTGGGTGAGATACCCCTCATACGCGCTAAGTCCCCCTAAAGTGTTGGCCACTAATGGTGTGTTAGCTTGCAAAAACTCTTTAAGCCCATGTTGGAGAAAATAGAGCAAATAAGGAAAACTCGCCTGACTATAGGCGATTGAACTGCTTTTAGCCAAAATACCGGGCATATTGGGCACGCCATAGTGCAAAAGCCCCTCTTGCATATACAGCGGGTTGGAGTGGCTGGTTTGGCGGATTGTTTCCACACACCCACCTAAATCGCAAGCCACATCAATCACCACTGCACCCTTTTGCATGCGGGCTAAATGGCGTCTTAAAATCACTTTAGGCGTGCTGGTGGCTGTGATTAAAACCGCACCCACAAGCCCCACCGCCCCCTCTAGGGCATCATTGATATTTTCCTCACTCACCCCTAAAATTTCTAAATGGTATAAAGAAGTGTAGGGGTGGTTTTGCAATTTGGCATAATCTAGCTCCAACACCACGACCCTAGCCCCGGCTAAACTGAGCATTTTAGCCGCCTCCAACCCTACCACGCCCCCACCCACAACCACCACCTTAGCGCGCGCTTGCCCAGCCAATCCACCCAACATTACACCAAGCCCAAAGACTCCGGGCAAATGTTCCAAGCCTAATAAATAATGTTGTAACAGATGGGCGGCTAGTTTGCCTGCTACTACACTCATAGGGGCTAAAATGGGGTAATTGTGCTTGGGTCCGGCGATGGTTTCTGTGCAGATGGAGAGAATTTTTTTTTCTACCAACATGGAGGCTAGGGGTTTGTTATAGGCTAAATCTAAGTAACTAAATAAGGCCGCACCCTCTTGTAAAAGCGGATATTCCTCCTCTAGGGGTTCTTTGCATTTGACTAACACTGGTTGTGCCCATGCCTTTTTTTGATTCACAACATGCGCCCCGACTTTGGCATAATCTTCATTGCTATAACCACTTTTTAACCCCGCGTCTTCTTCAACAAATACGCTAAAATGCGGGGTCAACTGGGCGACATCTTGGGGCACAAGCCCCACACGCGCTTCTAAATCCATGCTTTCTTTAAGCAAAGCGATCATCTTCTCTCCTTACTAGATTTGAATCTCTATTTAGCGCGTGTTCTACAACACGTGTCAAAAGCCCCCACACAACTTTTTCATCCTCCTCTTCACCATTCCATAACTCCGGATTGTATTCGGTGATTTCTACACACGCCAAACGCTCACCAAACGCCCTTAAGAGACTATCTAACAACGCTTGGAGCTCTTGGGGTTGCAGGCCATTATTTTCGCGCACGCCCGTAGAGCTGAAAATTTTACCATCCAACACATCGACATCTAGGCTCAAATACACCAAATCCACTTCCTCCAAAAGGGCTTGAGTCTGCTGCACCACACCGGGCATATCCGCACGAATCGCCTCTATACTAAAAAGGGGGATATGATACTTTTTGATCATCTCCCTCTCGCTCGCTTCAGTGCTGCGGACACCAAAATAAATTAAGTGTTTGGGATCAAAATCTAGTGCGCCATCCTCCAAGCCCAACGCACAAAGACTTTCCCAGTAGTGTTTTTCTTGATCGTTTAGCACATTTTGACCGCTATGGATTCTATTGAGCACCATTCCTAAAGGCATGCCATGCAGATTCCCCGAATCACTATCATAAGCGGTGTGGATGTCTGCATGCGCGTCCAAATAGAGGATACCTATCTTCTTATCAGGATGCACAGATCGCAGGGCTTGTGCAATCCCAAAGGCTCCAGAGTGTTCTGCGCTTAAAATGAGAGGGAAACTTCCCCTTTTAAAGATGGCGTGCATTGTAGGGATCAAACTATCTTTACAAAAAAAGTAGTAATCCTCGAAATTCTTCGCATATCTAAAAAACCTCTCCAGCACGCACTGCCTCTGACGGATAAGCGCCATGTGTTCTGTGATTTGTGGATAACACTCTATCAAACGGCTTTTGAGTTTCTCCACGCCTACTCTGCTCCCGTGTTTGGCTGCACCTAATTCTGCAACAAGATTGACTAAAACCATGCTTTCCTCCTAAAACCTCTCCAGCACGCACTGCCTCTGACGGATAAGCGCCATGTGTTCTGTGATTTGTGGATAACACTCTATCAAACGGCTTTTGAGTTTCTCCACGCCTACTCTGCTCCCGTGTTTGGCTGCACCTAATTCTGCAACAAGATTGACTAAAACCATGCTTTCCTCCTAATGTGTGTTTGCACTTGAAATTCCAATCCCGCTTTGGGCGCGAAAATCCTGCGCGCCAAAACCCGCTTGATTCACCAGTGCCCTAGGACTTTTGTCCACCTTAGAAATAAGATAAATGAGAATAAAAGTCAAGGGCATATAACACGCATTTGCTATACGAGGTGTCTTGGTTTTTGTAGAACTTTGTAACACGAAAAGTAAACAAAGTGTTACATTTAAGACCTAAAAGTGAATTTATATAACTGCTGACTGCGCGTTAGTCTTATTGTGCCATACTGCCACTACGATGGTAAAAGGAGCGAGATGAAAAAGCATATAGACTTAAATAGCGACATGGGGGAATGTTTTGGTCCATGGATTATTGGAGATGGTGTAGATGATGAGATCATGAAGCTCATTAGCAGTTGCAATATTGCCGCTGGTTTCCATGCTAGTGATCCTAATATCATGCGCCACTCTGTGCAAAACGCCCTAAAGCAGGGCGTAGAGATTGGGGTGCATCCGGGTTTTAGGGATTTGGTGGGTTTTGGGCGTAGGCATATTGTGGCTAACCCGACCGAACTCACGAATGACTGCCTCTATCAACTGGGCGCATTGCGCGAATTTGTGCATTTTTTAGGGGGCAAATTGCACCATTTTAAGCCCCATGGGAGCTTGTATATCCATGCGAGCAAAGATCGGGCTTTCTCTGAAGAGTTGATCAGCACTTTGCATAAAATCGATCCCCACTTGCCCATTTATTGCATGCAGGGGACAATCACGCATGAGGTAGCAAAGGAACTCAAACAACCCTTTGTGCGCGAATTTTATGGCGATCGCGATTATGGCGATGATGGGCAGTTGGTGATGGTGCGCCGTGCGCGCGCCTACACGCCCGAAGAAGTCGCCCAAAAAGTCTTACAAGCCTGCAAAGAGGGCACAGTTAAGACAGTTACAGGTAAAACTATTGAGGTGGGCTTCGATTCGGTGTGTATTCATAGCGATACTGCCGGAGCACTATCTTTGATTAGTGCGACTAAAAAGCTCTTAGAAGAAAATGGCATCGCCATTCAAAAACCCACCATCCACCACTCTTAAGGAGAGATTATGCACGAAGTGATTAGTCCAATTCCGGGAACCTTTTATCGCAAACCCAACCCAGATGCCGCCCCCTTTGTGGAAGTGGGCTCAAAAGTCCAAGCAGACACCACTCTTTGCTTAGTGGAGGTGATGAAAACCTTTAATGAGATCAAGGCGGGCGTAGCGGGCACAATCAAAGAAATTAAGGCGGAGAACGAGCAATTTGTCAATCCGGGCGATGTGCTCTTTGTGGTGGAGTAGAATATGGGATACACTCCTCAAAGAATTAAAAAAGTTTTAGTCGCCAATAGGGGCGAGATTGCGGTTAGGATTATTCAAGCTGCCCATGAGCTCAACATGAAGGCTGTAGCTATCTACACCGATGCCGATGAGGGCAATCTAGCCTCCCAACTGGCTGATGAAACTTATCGCGTAGGGGAAAACTTAGCGCATAAGAGTTATTTGAACATTGATAAGGTCTTAGAGATTGCCAAACAAGCTCAAGTAGATGCCATCCATCCGGGCTATGGATTTTTGAGCGAAAACCCCAAATTTGCCGCGCGGGTGGAGGAAGCGGGGATTATTTTTGTAGGACCTTCTAGCGCGCTCATTGAAACGATGGGAGATAAGGCTAAGGCTTTAGAGCAGGCTAGAAAAAGTCAAGTGCCTATCATGCCAAGTAGTCCTGTGTTAGACAGCGTAGATATGGCTTTAGAGATAGCCTCTAAAATTGGCTACCCCTTGCTCATCAAAGCGGTCGCAGGAGGCGGAGGGAAGGGAATTAGATTTGTCAAAGACGAGGCAGATTTGCGCAGCCAATTTGATATCGCCACTTCTGAGGCGCGTGCGGCTTTTGGCAATGGGGGCGTGTATTTAGAAAAATATTTACAGAATGCTAAACATATTGAAGTGCAAATTCTAGGCGATGGGGAGAGGGTGATCCACCTCTTTGATCGAGAATGCTCCCTGCAAAGGCGCAGACAAAAGGTGCTAGAAGAAGCCCCTAGCCCAAGTTTAGACGCGCAGACACGCCAAGCCCTATGCACGGGTGCGGCACGCATGGCCGCTGATGTGGGCTACAAAGGTGCGGGCACTTTGGAGTTTTTATACGACACCAATAGTAAAGAATTTTACTTTTTAGAAATGAATACGCGCATTCAGGTAGAGCATGCCATTACAGAGATGGTAACTGGCATTGACATTGTGCGCCAAATGTTGCGTATTGCCGATGGCGAACCCTTGCGCTACAAACAAGAGGATATTTCTTTGCGCGGACATTCTATTGAAGTGCGCATCAACGCCGAAGACCCGCATAATAACTTTTTCCCCAGCCCGGGGGAAATTACCAAATTGCAATGCCCTACGGGCTCTGGCGTGCGGCTAGATAGCATGCTCTTTAATGGGCGCATTATTCCGCCCTTTTATGACTCGCTCATCGCTAAACTCATTGTCTATGATCAAGATCGTGAGTTAGCACTCAGCAAACTTAGGCGCGCGTTAAATGAGCTTAAAATTGAAGGTGTGAAAACCACAACCCCACTTTTTAAAGCTCTTGTAGAAAATCCCCATATCCAAAGGGGCGATTACGACATTAACTTTTTAGAGCAATATAAATTAGGAGGCTAGAGATGGCA
This portion of the Helicobacter felis ATCC 49179 genome encodes:
- a CDS encoding acetyl-CoA carboxylase biotin carboxylase subunit; protein product: MGYTPQRIKKVLVANRGEIAVRIIQAAHELNMKAVAIYTDADEGNLASQLADETYRVGENLAHKSYLNIDKVLEIAKQAQVDAIHPGYGFLSENPKFAARVEEAGIIFVGPSSALIETMGDKAKALEQARKSQVPIMPSSPVLDSVDMALEIASKIGYPLLIKAVAGGGGKGIRFVKDEADLRSQFDIATSEARAAFGNGGVYLEKYLQNAKHIEVQILGDGERVIHLFDRECSLQRRRQKVLEEAPSPSLDAQTRQALCTGAARMAADVGYKGAGTLEFLYDTNSKEFYFLEMNTRIQVEHAITEMVTGIDIVRQMLRIADGEPLRYKQEDISLRGHSIEVRINAEDPHNNFFPSPGEITKLQCPTGSGVRLDSMLFNGRIIPPFYDSLIAKLIVYDQDRELALSKLRRALNELKIEGVKTTTPLFKALVENPHIQRGDYDINFLEQYKLGG
- a CDS encoding acetyl-CoA carboxylase, whose amino-acid sequence is MHEVISPIPGTFYRKPNPDAAPFVEVGSKVQADTTLCLVEVMKTFNEIKAGVAGTIKEIKAENEQFVNPGDVLFVVE
- a CDS encoding NAD(P)-dependent oxidoreductase, which codes for MIALLKESMDLEARVGLVPQDVAQLTPHFSVFVEEDAGLKSGYSNEDYAKVGAHVVNQKKAWAQPVLVKCKEPLEEEYPLLQEGAALFSYLDLAYNKPLASMLVEKKILSICTETIAGPKHNYPILAPMSVVAGKLAAHLLQHYLLGLEHLPGVFGLGVMLGGLAGQARAKVVVVGGGVVGLEAAKMLSLAGARVVVLELDYAKLQNHPYTSLYHLEILGVSEENINDALEGAVGLVGAVLITATSTPKVILRRHLARMQKGAVVIDVACDLGGCVETIRQTSHSNPLYMQEGLLHYGVPNMPGILAKSSSIAYSQASFPYLLYFLQHGLKEFLQANTPLVANTLGGLSAYEGYLTQEGIAQAFNLPFKSAQEVLAHL
- the rocF gene encoding arginase; the encoded protein is MVLVNLVAELGAAKHGSRVGVEKLKSRLIECYPQITEHMALIRQRQCVLERFFRYAKNFEDYYFFCKDSLIPTMHAIFKRGSFPLILSAEHSGAFGIAQALRSVHPDKKIGILYLDAHADIHTAYDSDSGNLHGMPLGMVLNRIHSGQNVLNDQEKHYWESLCALGLEDGALDFDPKHLIYFGVRSTEASEREMIKKYHIPLFSIEAIRADMPGVVQQTQALLEEVDLVYLSLDVDVLDGKIFSSTGVRENNGLQPQELQALLDSLLRAFGERLACVEITEYNPELWNGEEEDEKVVWGLLTRVVEHALNRDSNLVRREDDRFA
- the pxpA gene encoding 5-oxoprolinase subunit PxpA; this encodes MKKHIDLNSDMGECFGPWIIGDGVDDEIMKLISSCNIAAGFHASDPNIMRHSVQNALKQGVEIGVHPGFRDLVGFGRRHIVANPTELTNDCLYQLGALREFVHFLGGKLHHFKPHGSLYIHASKDRAFSEELISTLHKIDPHLPIYCMQGTITHEVAKELKQPFVREFYGDRDYGDDGQLVMVRRARAYTPEEVAQKVLQACKEGTVKTVTGKTIEVGFDSVCIHSDTAGALSLISATKKLLEENGIAIQKPTIHHS